A genomic segment from Polyangium mundeleinium encodes:
- a CDS encoding TIGR03013 family XrtA/PEP-CTERM system glycosyltransferase has product MLELFRSRRRAIVWFVEAGLLVSLVCAGAAAIEGHRGVVTLARVLDAAAITLVAQASLYYHGLYGPSPIRDLRTLAWKVARALAVSALLLWALFQGFSVDAEERFAAVALGLMAGALVLPLFRTGLARAAASDRLCKRTLVLGSGPLADAVITGARTHDTGGMRFVGRLVQEGDPGRAAPDVLGSYDELPHIASAHGIRHIIVCAADRRGKLPINVLLELKFRGVEVEEGVEFYERITGKIFVRELRPSQLVFAHGFHVAKRTLLGKRLLDVVCASIGLVLSAPLMLLTALAIRLDSAGPILYSQVRSGVFGQPFTIYKFRSMRTDAEADGKARWASEDDPRVTRVGRVIRKTRLDELPQLWNVLAGDMSLVGPRPERPSFTEELEKAIPFFRQRLFVKPGLTGYAQVRYHYGATTEDQLEKLQHDLFYIKTLSVWFDLSILLDTIKVVLLRIGSR; this is encoded by the coding sequence ATGCTCGAGCTATTTCGGTCGCGTCGCCGTGCCATTGTATGGTTCGTCGAGGCTGGCCTGCTCGTATCGCTCGTCTGCGCGGGTGCGGCGGCGATCGAGGGGCATCGCGGCGTCGTCACGCTCGCCCGCGTGCTCGACGCTGCGGCGATCACGCTCGTGGCGCAGGCGTCGCTCTATTACCATGGCCTTTACGGACCCTCGCCCATTCGCGACCTCCGTACCCTGGCCTGGAAAGTCGCGCGTGCGCTCGCTGTCTCGGCTCTCCTGCTCTGGGCCCTCTTCCAGGGTTTTTCGGTCGACGCGGAAGAGCGCTTCGCGGCCGTGGCGCTCGGGCTCATGGCCGGCGCGCTCGTCTTGCCGCTCTTTCGCACCGGGCTCGCGCGGGCGGCGGCGAGTGATCGCCTCTGCAAGCGCACCCTGGTCCTCGGCTCGGGGCCGCTCGCCGACGCCGTGATCACCGGCGCGCGGACCCATGACACCGGCGGCATGCGATTCGTCGGCCGCCTCGTACAGGAGGGCGACCCGGGCCGCGCCGCCCCCGACGTGCTCGGCAGCTACGACGAATTGCCGCACATCGCGTCCGCGCACGGCATCCGGCACATCATCGTCTGCGCTGCGGATCGCCGGGGCAAATTGCCCATCAATGTCCTCCTGGAGCTCAAATTCCGGGGCGTCGAGGTCGAGGAAGGCGTGGAGTTTTACGAGCGCATCACGGGCAAAATCTTCGTCCGTGAGCTTCGCCCGAGCCAGCTCGTCTTTGCGCACGGCTTTCACGTCGCGAAGCGCACGCTCCTCGGAAAGCGCCTGCTCGACGTCGTCTGCGCCTCGATCGGCCTCGTGCTGTCGGCGCCGCTGATGCTGCTCACGGCGCTCGCGATCCGGCTCGATTCGGCGGGCCCGATCCTTTATTCGCAGGTGCGGAGCGGCGTGTTCGGCCAGCCCTTCACCATTTACAAGTTCCGCTCGATGCGCACGGATGCGGAGGCCGATGGCAAGGCGCGCTGGGCGTCGGAGGACGATCCGCGCGTGACGCGGGTGGGCCGCGTCATTCGCAAGACGCGGCTCGACGAGCTCCCGCAGCTCTGGAACGTGCTCGCCGGCGACATGAGCCTCGTCGGCCCGCGTCCCGAGCGCCCGAGCTTCACCGAGGAGCTCGAAAAGGCCATTCCGTTCTTCCGGCAGCGCCTCTTCGTCAAGCCCGGCCTCACGGGCTACGCGCAGGTCCGCTACCATTACGGCGCCACGACCGAGGACCAGCTCGAAAAGCTGCAGCACGACCTGTTCTACATCAAGACGCTGTCGGTCTGGTTCGACCTGTCGATTCTGCTCGATACGATCAAGGTGGTGCTGCTCCGGATTGGATCGCGCTGA
- a CDS encoding glycosyltransferase family 2 protein, producing the protein MDDWGPESGRGGVILRTLAERPFCSIVIPCYNEEDHIERVVRAAAGQRYPSERLEIFVVDGRSLDRTQDIVRALAAEDPRIVLLDNPQRLQAAALNLGIKRSRGDVIIRMDAHADYDPGYVAASVAVLRRTGALNVGGAMRPRGKTRFQKALCAALRSPLGVGGSASRDPDREGYVESVWCGAFRREAFELAGLFDPDARTNEDAELNQRILARGGRIYQSRDIVGHYYPRSTFGGLFRQYFNYGSGRARTILLRGLPPSPRPLIPFATVLTFTVLVILALFYSPAQPVLGAAAAVYTLAIVAGAAWAARRADGCLVFLVAAMFPVMHVAHGLGFAVGLARYAQAPLRDAEPERLTAR; encoded by the coding sequence ATGGATGATTGGGGACCCGAGTCGGGGCGCGGCGGCGTGATTCTTCGGACGCTCGCAGAACGTCCCTTCTGTTCGATCGTGATTCCTTGTTACAATGAAGAGGACCACATCGAGCGGGTCGTGCGGGCGGCGGCGGGGCAACGATATCCGTCCGAACGCCTGGAGATCTTCGTCGTCGACGGTCGCTCCCTCGACCGGACGCAGGACATCGTGCGCGCGCTCGCCGCCGAGGATCCACGCATCGTTTTGCTCGACAATCCCCAGCGCCTCCAGGCCGCGGCCCTGAACCTGGGGATCAAGCGCTCCCGCGGGGACGTGATCATCCGCATGGACGCCCATGCCGATTACGACCCCGGATACGTGGCCGCGTCCGTCGCGGTGCTCCGGCGAACAGGCGCGCTCAATGTGGGGGGCGCCATGCGGCCGCGGGGGAAAACCAGGTTTCAGAAAGCGCTCTGCGCGGCGCTCCGGAGCCCGCTCGGCGTGGGCGGATCGGCGTCCCGGGACCCCGATCGCGAGGGATACGTGGAGAGCGTGTGGTGCGGTGCTTTCCGCCGCGAGGCCTTCGAGCTCGCGGGCCTCTTCGACCCGGACGCGCGGACGAACGAGGACGCGGAGCTGAACCAGCGGATCCTGGCGCGCGGCGGGCGCATCTATCAATCGCGCGACATCGTGGGGCATTATTATCCGCGGTCGACGTTCGGCGGCTTGTTCCGGCAGTATTTCAACTATGGATCGGGCCGCGCGCGGACGATCCTCCTGCGAGGGTTGCCGCCTTCGCCCAGGCCCCTGATCCCGTTCGCGACCGTTCTCACCTTCACCGTGCTCGTGATCCTCGCGCTTTTCTATTCGCCGGCGCAGCCCGTTCTCGGCGCGGCGGCGGCCGTGTATACGCTGGCCATCGTCGCCGGGGCGGCGTGGGCGGCGCGTCGCGCGGACGGGTGCCTGGTTTTCCTCGTGGCGGCGATGTTTCCCGTGATGCACGTCGCGCACGGGCTCGGCTTTGCGGTCGGGCTCGCGCGGTACGCGCAGGCGCCCTTGCGGGACGCAGAGCCGGAGCGGCTGACGGCCCGCTGA
- a CDS encoding glycosyltransferase family 4 protein: MLGALLGTTHSSPGAGERLRVLAVTRIFPNRVEPLSCPFQRRQLAALARLAEVEVLGVVPWVPGASLIGDRARVGKLCRVPAEDTIDGLPVVHPRAPYLPLAGPWLSGVNGPLYLAGLVPHLAALRRRFDVVLGAFLFPDAWAAQHLARALGLPYAVKAHGTDVNVIARWPSVRALVQGTLRRAGVVIGVSRPMLGALEELGAPRDRVTLVPNGVDRALFQPRSRDEARGALGMDPRSKVLVYVGRLEEAKGLHELCDALVSLEARAPGRFTIALVGDGSLRKTLEEKRDAGLPLLVAGARPAEEVARFLAASDALVLPSFHEGTPNVVLEALAAGRPVVATRVGGIPDVVAHERTGLLVPPRDAPALAAAIEQATSRAWDEDELTRAAPPGWDRSAEALLAALLRARSVHA; the protein is encoded by the coding sequence ATGCTAGGCGCGTTGCTCGGGACAACCCATTCTTCCCCTGGTGCTGGCGAGCGGCTGCGTGTCCTCGCCGTGACGCGGATCTTCCCGAATCGGGTGGAGCCGCTGTCATGCCCCTTCCAGCGCAGGCAGCTCGCCGCGCTCGCGCGCCTCGCCGAGGTCGAGGTGCTCGGCGTCGTGCCGTGGGTGCCGGGCGCGTCGCTGATCGGGGATCGCGCCCGGGTCGGAAAGCTCTGCCGCGTGCCGGCGGAGGACACGATCGACGGCCTCCCCGTGGTGCACCCGCGCGCGCCGTACCTGCCGCTCGCAGGTCCATGGCTCTCCGGCGTGAACGGCCCGCTCTACCTCGCGGGCCTCGTCCCGCACCTCGCCGCGTTGCGCCGCCGCTTCGACGTCGTGCTCGGCGCGTTCCTCTTCCCCGACGCGTGGGCCGCGCAGCACCTCGCCCGCGCCCTCGGCCTGCCGTACGCCGTGAAGGCGCATGGCACCGACGTGAACGTGATCGCGCGCTGGCCTTCGGTGCGCGCCCTCGTGCAGGGAACGTTGCGCCGCGCGGGCGTGGTGATCGGCGTGAGCCGTCCGATGCTGGGCGCCCTCGAAGAGCTCGGCGCGCCGCGGGATCGCGTGACGCTCGTCCCGAATGGGGTCGATCGCGCGCTCTTTCAGCCGCGGAGCCGCGACGAGGCGCGTGGGGCCCTCGGGATGGATCCACGTTCGAAGGTGCTCGTCTACGTCGGCAGGCTCGAAGAGGCGAAGGGTCTGCACGAGCTCTGCGACGCGCTCGTATCGCTCGAAGCACGCGCGCCGGGTCGGTTCACGATCGCGCTCGTCGGCGATGGTTCGCTCCGCAAGACGCTGGAAGAGAAGCGCGACGCGGGCTTGCCGCTCCTCGTCGCCGGCGCGCGTCCCGCCGAGGAGGTCGCGCGTTTCCTCGCCGCGTCCGACGCGCTCGTGCTCCCGAGCTTTCACGAGGGCACGCCCAACGTCGTGCTCGAAGCGCTCGCCGCGGGTCGACCCGTCGTCGCGACGCGCGTGGGCGGCATCCCGGACGTCGTCGCGCACGAGCGCACGGGCCTGCTCGTGCCGCCGCGCGACGCGCCCGCGCTCGCCGCGGCGATCGAACAAGCGACGAGCCGCGCGTGGGACGAGGACGAGCTCACGCGTGCCGCGCCGCCCGGCTGGGATCGAAGCGCGGAGGCGTTGCTCGCGGCGCTCCTTCGCGCGCGGTCGGTGCACGCATGA